One window from the genome of Burkholderiales bacterium encodes:
- a CDS encoding polyprenyl synthetase family protein: MEEVLGRMLPAPDISPMRLHQAMRYAVLGGGKRIRPLLAFAAGELADAHPERVEVVACAVELIHTYSLVHDDLPCMDDDVLRRGKPTVHVEFDEATALLVGDGLHSLAFQLLAQYPLADDPHRQLEMVALLAVAAGSRGMVGGQAIDLASVGRQLTLPELESMHVHKTGALIRASVMLGALCGRLAEEDVARLDHFAKFIGLAFQVVDDVLDAEASTATLGKTAGKDARQNKPTYVSLLGLNEARRLAQEMREDAIAALEPFGDRARRLKEIADFIVLRRF, from the coding sequence ATGGAGGAGGTGCTCGGCCGCATGCTGCCCGCCCCCGACATCTCCCCCATGCGCCTGCACCAGGCCATGCGCTATGCCGTGCTGGGCGGGGGCAAACGGATACGGCCGCTATTGGCCTTTGCCGCGGGGGAGCTCGCCGATGCCCATCCCGAACGGGTGGAGGTGGTGGCCTGCGCGGTGGAACTCATCCACACCTATTCCCTCGTCCACGACGATCTGCCCTGCATGGACGATGACGTGCTGCGGCGGGGCAAACCCACCGTCCACGTGGAATTCGACGAGGCCACCGCCCTCCTGGTGGGGGATGGGCTGCACAGCCTCGCCTTCCAGCTCCTCGCCCAGTATCCCCTGGCGGACGATCCCCACCGGCAACTGGAAATGGTGGCCCTGCTGGCGGTCGCGGCGGGCTCCCGCGGCATGGTGGGGGGCCAGGCCATCGACCTTGCCAGCGTCGGCAGGCAGCTCACCCTGCCCGAGCTGGAATCCATGCACGTGCATAAGACCGGGGCGCTGATCCGCGCCTCGGTCATGCTGGGCGCCCTCTGTGGCCGGCTCGCCGAGGAGGACGTGGCGCGGCTGGATCACTTTGCCAAGTTCATCGGGCTTGCCTTCCAGGTGGTGGATGACGTGCTGGATGCCGAGGCCAGCACGGCCACCCTGGGCAAGACGGCGGGCAAGGACGCCCGGCAGAACAAACCCACCTATGTGAGCCTGCTGGGGCTCAACGAGGCGCGCCGCCTGGCCCAGGAAATGCGCGAGGATGCCATCGCCGCCCTGGAACCCTTCGGCGATCGCGCCCGGCGGCTTAAGGAGATCGCCGATTTCATCGTGCTGCGCCGTTTCTAG
- a CDS encoding type 1 glutamine amidotransferase, which translates to MAADSLAHFVSPMKPVAVFRHAPTEGPGYFASFLERRGIPLALIPIDNGAPVPREPDAYAGLVFMGGPMSVNDDLPWIARVLELIRRAVEREVPVLGHCLGGQLMAKALGGQVGPNPVKEIGWGEVEVLENDAAHAWFGDAPRRFLSFHWHGETFTLPPGATHILRSAHCENQAFVLGPHLGMQCHVEMTAEMVRTWCEVGAEEIASAKSPAVQTPFEILTDLEGRVSRLNAVADRLYSHWIAGLRT; encoded by the coding sequence ATGGCGGCGGATTCCCTTGCCCATTTCGTCTCCCCCATGAAGCCGGTTGCCGTCTTTCGTCATGCGCCCACCGAAGGGCCAGGCTATTTTGCCAGCTTTCTCGAACGCCGGGGTATTCCTTTGGCATTGATCCCCATCGACAATGGCGCCCCTGTGCCGCGGGAGCCCGATGCCTATGCCGGTCTGGTGTTCATGGGCGGCCCGATGAGTGTGAACGATGATCTTCCCTGGATTGCCCGCGTGCTGGAACTCATCCGGCGCGCGGTGGAGCGGGAGGTGCCGGTGCTGGGCCATTGCCTGGGTGGCCAGCTCATGGCCAAGGCCCTGGGCGGCCAGGTGGGGCCCAATCCGGTGAAGGAAATCGGCTGGGGCGAAGTGGAGGTGCTTGAAAACGACGCCGCCCACGCCTGGTTCGGCGATGCACCCCGGCGTTTCCTTTCCTTTCACTGGCATGGCGAGACCTTCACCCTGCCGCCGGGCGCAACCCACATCCTGCGTTCCGCCCATTGTGAGAATCAGGCCTTCGTGCTGGGCCCGCATCTGGGCATGCAATGCCACGTGGAGATGACGGCGGAGATGGTGAGGACCTGGTGCGAGGTGGGAGCGGAGGAAATTGCCTCCGCGAAAAGCCCGGCAGTGCAGACGCCCTTCGAGATCCTCACCGATCTCGAAGGGCGGGTGAGCCGCCTCAATGCCGTGGCGGACCGGCTCTACAGTCACTGGATCGCGGGCTTGCGCACGTGA
- the rpsT gene encoding 30S ribosomal protein S20 yields MANSAQARKRARQSEKARMHNASLRSSLRTAIKKVRKAIEAGDKTVAQQVFRESMRIIDRIADKKIVHKNKAARHKSRLSAAIKAMG; encoded by the coding sequence ATGGCCAACTCAGCCCAAGCCCGCAAGCGCGCGCGCCAGTCGGAGAAAGCCCGCATGCACAATGCGAGCCTGCGCTCGAGCCTGCGCACCGCCATCAAGAAGGTCCGCAAGGCCATCGAGGCCGGCGACAAGACCGTGGCCCAGCAGGTGTTCCGCGAGTCGATGCGCATCATCGACCGCATCGCCGACAAGAAAATCGTGCACAAGAACAAGGCTGCGCGCCACAAGAGCCGCCTGTCCGCCGCCATCAAGGCGATGGGGTGA
- the murJ gene encoding murein biosynthesis integral membrane protein MurJ, with product MNLLKALATVGSMTLVSRILGFVRDAVIARAFGAGVMTDAFFVAFRIPNLLRRLFAEGAFSQAFVPILAEYRTQRGQDATRLLLDHVAGMLLLALFLVTVLGVLAAPWVIYVSAPGFADEADKFALTVAMLRITFPYILFISLVAFAGGILNTYSRFSVPAFTPVLLNLSMIAGALWLAPHFDPPVLALAWSVFIGGVLQLAFQWPHLARLGLLPRPRFAFRHEGLWRILRLMGPAVFGVSIAQLSLLINTIFASFLVTGSVSWLYYADRLMEFPTGILGVGLGTILLPSLSRHFASQDHGEYAKLLDWGLRLTLLLALPAALALALLAVPLITTLFHYGQFSAHDVWMTRKALMAYSVGLVGLILVKVLAPGFYARQNIRTPVKIAVLTLAATQAMNLAFIGFLHHAGLALAIGLGACLNAALLFRGLRGAGVYVPQPGWGGFLLRLAIALAVMGGVLAWLAGPNEAWLAAGAARRVLHLTLLVLAGAVSYFAMLFALGMRPRDFVRRAAD from the coding sequence ATGAATCTCCTCAAAGCCCTGGCCACCGTGGGGTCCATGACCCTGGTGTCGCGCATCCTCGGTTTCGTGCGCGACGCCGTGATCGCCCGCGCCTTCGGCGCCGGGGTGATGACCGACGCGTTTTTTGTCGCTTTCCGCATTCCCAACCTGCTGCGGCGGCTCTTTGCCGAGGGGGCGTTCTCCCAGGCCTTCGTCCCCATCCTCGCCGAATACCGGACCCAGCGCGGCCAGGATGCCACGCGGCTTTTGCTGGACCACGTGGCGGGGATGCTCCTGCTGGCACTGTTTCTGGTGACGGTCCTGGGGGTGCTTGCCGCGCCGTGGGTGATCTATGTCAGCGCGCCGGGCTTTGCCGACGAGGCGGACAAATTCGCCCTCACGGTGGCCATGCTGCGCATCACCTTTCCCTACATTCTCTTCATTTCCCTGGTGGCTTTCGCCGGGGGCATCCTCAACACCTACAGCCGTTTCTCGGTGCCGGCCTTCACGCCGGTGCTGCTCAATCTCTCCATGATCGCCGGCGCCCTGTGGCTTGCACCCCACTTCGATCCCCCGGTGTTGGCGCTGGCCTGGTCGGTGTTCATCGGCGGGGTGCTGCAGCTTGCCTTCCAGTGGCCCCATCTGGCGCGCCTCGGCCTTTTGCCCCGGCCCCGCTTTGCCTTCCGCCACGAGGGGCTCTGGCGCATCCTGCGTCTCATGGGGCCGGCGGTGTTCGGTGTGTCCATCGCCCAGCTTTCGCTCCTCATCAACACCATCTTCGCCTCCTTCCTGGTGACGGGCAGCGTTTCCTGGCTCTACTATGCCGACCGGCTGATGGAATTCCCCACCGGCATTCTCGGCGTGGGCCTGGGCACCATCCTGCTGCCCAGCCTGTCCCGGCACTTCGCCAGCCAGGACCACGGCGAGTATGCGAAGCTGCTCGACTGGGGACTGCGGCTCACCCTGCTCCTTGCCCTGCCGGCGGCGCTGGCGCTGGCGCTCCTTGCCGTTCCCCTGATCACCACGCTCTTTCACTACGGCCAGTTTTCCGCCCACGACGTGTGGATGACGCGCAAGGCGCTGATGGCCTACAGCGTGGGGCTGGTGGGGCTGATCCTGGTCAAGGTGCTGGCGCCCGGCTTTTATGCCCGCCAGAACATCAGGACTCCGGTGAAAATCGCCGTGCTCACCCTGGCTGCCACACAGGCCATGAACCTCGCCTTCATTGGCTTCCTGCACCATGCCGGGCTTGCCCTTGCCATCGGCCTGGGGGCGTGTCTCAATGCGGCGCTCCTCTTCCGCGGCCTGCGGGGCGCGGGCGTGTATGTGCCGCAGCCGGGTTGGGGTGGTTTCTTGCTGCGCCTTGCCATCGCCCTTGCGGTGATGGGCGGGGTTCTGGCGTGGCTGGCGGGGCCTAACGAGGCCTGGCTTGCGGCCGGTGCCGCCCGCCGCGTCCTTCACCTCACCCTCCTGGTGCTGGCCGGTGCGGTGAGCTATTTCGCCATGCTCTTCGCCCTCGGCATGCGTCCCCGGGATTTCGTCCGCCGCGCGGCCGACTAG
- a CDS encoding TIGR02281 family clan AA aspartic protease gives MGKGIRRHFNRFLLFLLAAAPAWATDIEVSGLFANKAMVSINGGPPRVMSVGQTSPEGVKLISADSAAAVFEVDGQRKRVAMGQRIATAYAGGAKPTVKLVADAGGHFSTTGSINGRPIRFLVDTGATLVSFSTNTARQMGIDLTRAPQGAVSTAGGMVMAYKVTLDNVKVGPISLNFVEATVVDSLPDGFALLGNSFLSRLQMSREGNVLTLTQNY, from the coding sequence ATGGGCAAGGGAATCCGCCGCCATTTTAACCGCTTCCTGCTGTTTCTGCTCGCCGCGGCCCCGGCGTGGGCAACGGACATCGAAGTCAGCGGGCTTTTCGCCAACAAGGCCATGGTCTCCATCAACGGCGGCCCGCCCCGGGTGATGAGCGTGGGGCAAACCTCCCCCGAAGGGGTGAAGCTCATCAGTGCCGACTCGGCAGCGGCGGTGTTCGAAGTGGATGGCCAACGCAAGCGGGTGGCCATGGGCCAGCGCATTGCCACCGCCTACGCCGGCGGCGCCAAGCCCACCGTCAAGCTGGTGGCGGACGCGGGCGGCCATTTCTCCACCACGGGCAGCATCAACGGCCGGCCCATCCGTTTCCTCGTGGACACCGGCGCCACCCTGGTTTCCTTCAGCACCAACACCGCGCGCCAGATGGGCATCGACCTCACCCGCGCTCCGCAGGGCGCGGTTTCCACCGCAGGCGGCATGGTGATGGCCTACAAGGTCACCCTGGACAACGTCAAGGTGGGGCCCATCTCCCTCAATTTCGTCGAGGCCACCGTCGTCGACAGCCTGCCCGATGGCTTCGCCCTGCTGGGCAACAGCTTTCTTTCCCGCCTGCAAATGAGCCGCGAGGGCAACGTCCTCACCCTCACCCAGAACTACTGA
- the ileS gene encoding isoleucine--tRNA ligase, which produces MADYKSTLNLPDTPFPMRGDLAKREPGMVERWQQGRLYQRIREACRGRPKFILHDGPPYANGDIHIGHAVNKILKDIIVKSKTLAGFDAPYVPGWDCHGLPIELQVEKTHGKNIDPARFRELCRAYAASQIERQKKDFIRLGVLGDWDNPYLTMDYRFEADIMRALGKILESGYLYQGMKPVHWCVDCASALAEAEVEYEERVSPAIDVAFAAEDSADIARRFHLAGVAAPVFAVIWTTTPWTLPANQAICVHPEFYYDLVQTEKGVLLLARDLVEACMARYGLAQWEVHSSVRGAALEGARFVHPFLSRVVPVILGEHVTLETGTGLVHTAPGHGLEDYVVGLRYGLPVEAPVGDDGRFLEGTAFVAGQNVWAANETILRLLAEGGRLLKHDKVQHSYPHCWRHKTPIIFRATRQWFIAMDRPGRSREATLRSQALAAVEHTRFFPHWGRARLEAMIRNRPDWCVSRQRNWGVPLPLFVNQETGELHPRTPELIEKAARRVEEAGIEAWFSLDAREWLGEEAERYRKVTDTLDVWFDSGVTHACVLKRRAGLSHPADLYLEGSDQHRGWFQSSLLTGCAIDGHAPFKALLTHGFVVDGQGHKMSKSRGNVVAPQKVVDTLGADILRLWVAATDYSGELSISDEILKRVVEAYRRLRNTLRFLLANVADFDPRQHALPVDEWFDLDRYAWVLTADLQAELERHYAEFEFHHVVQKLQTFCSEELGGFYLDILKDRLYTTGRDSRARRSAQNALYHITHVLTRLLAPVLSFTGEEVWAVLTGREDDSVFLTTWHRHPLPKDAAALRAKWQAVREVKAQVQKRLEEVRVAGRIGSSLQAEVDIYASGARYTVLRELEDDLRFVLITSQARLFEVANAAEERIEVTPSPHPKCERCWHYRADVGADPRHPTLCGRCLANLFGGGEPRRHA; this is translated from the coding sequence ATGGCTGACTACAAGAGCACGTTGAATCTGCCGGATACGCCTTTTCCCATGCGGGGCGATCTGGCGAAACGGGAACCGGGCATGGTGGAGCGCTGGCAGCAGGGGAGGCTCTACCAGCGTATCCGTGAAGCCTGCCGCGGCCGGCCCAAGTTTATCCTGCATGACGGACCGCCCTATGCCAATGGCGACATCCATATCGGTCATGCGGTGAACAAAATCCTCAAGGACATCATCGTCAAGAGCAAGACGCTGGCCGGCTTCGATGCGCCCTACGTGCCGGGCTGGGACTGCCATGGGCTGCCCATCGAGCTGCAGGTGGAAAAGACCCATGGCAAGAACATCGACCCCGCCCGCTTCCGCGAGCTGTGCCGTGCCTATGCGGCAAGCCAGATCGAGCGCCAGAAAAAGGACTTCATCCGCCTCGGTGTGCTGGGGGATTGGGACAATCCCTATCTCACCATGGATTACCGCTTCGAGGCGGACATCATGCGCGCCCTGGGGAAAATTCTGGAAAGCGGCTATCTCTACCAGGGCATGAAGCCGGTGCACTGGTGCGTGGATTGCGCCTCGGCGCTGGCCGAGGCGGAGGTGGAATACGAGGAGCGTGTCTCCCCCGCCATCGATGTCGCCTTCGCCGCTGAAGACAGCGCCGACATTGCGCGGCGCTTCCATCTTGCCGGCGTGGCGGCACCGGTGTTCGCCGTGATCTGGACCACTACCCCCTGGACGCTGCCGGCCAACCAGGCCATCTGCGTGCATCCGGAGTTCTATTACGACTTGGTGCAGACGGAAAAGGGTGTGCTGCTTTTGGCCCGCGATCTGGTGGAAGCCTGCATGGCGCGCTACGGTCTTGCCCAGTGGGAGGTGCACTCCAGCGTCCGCGGTGCCGCGCTGGAAGGGGCGCGCTTCGTCCATCCCTTCCTTTCCCGTGTGGTGCCGGTGATTCTCGGCGAGCACGTCACGCTGGAGACGGGCACCGGGCTTGTGCACACCGCGCCCGGCCATGGTCTGGAGGACTACGTGGTGGGCCTGCGCTACGGCCTGCCGGTGGAGGCACCGGTGGGGGACGACGGCCGTTTCCTGGAGGGCACCGCGTTTGTCGCCGGGCAGAACGTCTGGGCGGCCAATGAAACCATCCTGCGTCTGCTCGCCGAGGGCGGGCGGCTTTTGAAGCACGACAAGGTGCAGCACAGCTATCCCCATTGCTGGCGCCATAAGACGCCCATCATCTTCCGCGCCACGCGCCAGTGGTTCATCGCCATGGACCGACCGGGACGCAGCCGTGAAGCGACCCTGCGCAGCCAGGCCCTCGCCGCAGTGGAACACACCCGCTTCTTTCCCCACTGGGGGCGGGCACGCCTGGAAGCCATGATCCGCAATCGCCCGGACTGGTGTGTCTCCCGGCAGCGCAACTGGGGCGTGCCGTTGCCGCTGTTCGTCAACCAAGAGACTGGGGAGCTCCATCCGCGCACACCGGAATTGATCGAAAAGGCCGCACGCCGTGTGGAGGAGGCGGGCATCGAAGCCTGGTTCAGCCTCGATGCGCGGGAATGGCTGGGGGAGGAGGCGGAGCGTTACCGCAAGGTCACCGACACCCTGGATGTCTGGTTCGATTCCGGTGTCACCCATGCCTGTGTCCTGAAGCGTCGCGCCGGGCTTAGCCATCCCGCCGATCTCTATCTGGAAGGCTCCGACCAGCACCGCGGCTGGTTCCAATCCTCACTCCTTACCGGTTGCGCCATCGATGGCCATGCGCCTTTCAAGGCGCTGCTCACCCATGGTTTCGTCGTTGACGGCCAGGGTCACAAGATGAGCAAATCCAGGGGTAACGTGGTGGCGCCGCAGAAGGTGGTGGACACCCTGGGGGCGGACATCCTGCGCCTATGGGTGGCGGCCACCGATTACTCCGGGGAGCTCTCCATCTCCGACGAGATTCTCAAACGGGTGGTGGAAGCCTACCGCCGGCTGCGTAACACGTTGCGCTTTCTCCTTGCCAACGTGGCGGATTTCGATCCCCGCCAGCATGCCCTGCCGGTGGATGAATGGTTCGACCTCGACCGTTACGCCTGGGTGCTCACCGCCGATTTGCAGGCGGAGCTGGAACGGCATTACGCCGAGTTCGAGTTCCACCACGTGGTGCAGAAACTGCAGACCTTTTGCTCGGAGGAGCTGGGCGGTTTCTATCTCGACATCCTCAAGGACCGTCTCTACACCACCGGCCGCGACTCCCGCGCGCGCCGTTCGGCGCAGAATGCCCTCTACCACATCACCCACGTCCTCACCCGCCTGCTGGCGCCGGTGCTCTCCTTCACCGGCGAGGAGGTGTGGGCGGTGCTGACGGGGCGCGAGGATGACAGTGTCTTCCTCACCACCTGGCACCGCCATCCGCTGCCCAAGGATGCTGCGGCCCTGCGCGCCAAGTGGCAGGCGGTGCGCGAGGTCAAGGCCCAGGTGCAAAAACGCCTGGAAGAGGTGCGGGTGGCAGGCAGAATCGGCTCCTCCCTGCAGGCCGAGGTGGACATTTATGCAAGCGGCGCCCGCTACACCGTGCTGCGCGAGCTGGAGGACGACCTGCGCTTCGTGCTCATCACTTCCCAGGCGCGACTCTTCGAAGTGGCCAATGCTGCGGAGGAACGCATCGAAGTGACACCCAGCCCTCACCCCAAGTGCGAGCGCTGTTGGCACTACCGCGCCGACGTGGGGGCGGACCCGCGCCATCCCACCCTGTGCGGCCGGTGTCTGGCCAATCTCTTCGGCGGCGGGGAGCCACGCCGCCATGCCTAA
- a CDS encoding bifunctional riboflavin kinase/FAD synthetase encodes MLNTLKLTPRACRAQAGVALTIGNFDGVHRGHQAMLARLRAAANEWGLPAAVMTFEPHPREFFAPQQAPARLTTLREKVELMRELGVDLVYLCRFGARLAAMAAEAFIEQVVVGEARAKWVLVGDDFRFGAGRKGDFALLEAAGLRHGFTAESLGSVMVDGTRVSSTAVREALAAGDMAWAARLLGRPYSISGRVVHGDKLGQVFGFPTANIQMKHNRPPLSGIFAVELCGLEGACLPGVASLGVRPTVKRDGAPTLEVHIFDFHERIYGAHVRVNFLHKLRDEEKYPTVEALIAQIERDVAQAKLFFKARAQG; translated from the coding sequence ATGCTGAATACCCTCAAACTTACGCCCCGTGCCTGCCGGGCGCAGGCCGGTGTGGCCCTCACCATCGGCAATTTCGATGGCGTGCACCGCGGACACCAGGCGATGCTCGCCCGGCTTCGGGCCGCCGCCAATGAGTGGGGATTGCCCGCGGCGGTGATGACCTTCGAGCCCCATCCGCGGGAATTCTTCGCTCCCCAGCAGGCGCCGGCGCGGCTTACCACGCTGCGGGAGAAGGTCGAGCTGATGCGGGAGCTGGGGGTGGACCTCGTCTATCTTTGCCGCTTCGGCGCGCGGCTGGCCGCCATGGCTGCGGAAGCGTTCATCGAGCAGGTGGTGGTGGGCGAAGCGCGCGCCAAATGGGTCCTGGTGGGGGACGATTTCCGTTTCGGCGCCGGGCGCAAAGGCGATTTCGCCCTCCTTGAGGCTGCAGGCCTCCGCCATGGCTTCACCGCGGAGAGCCTGGGGAGCGTCATGGTGGATGGCACGCGTGTGTCCTCGACGGCGGTGCGGGAGGCACTCGCCGCCGGTGACATGGCGTGGGCGGCGCGTCTGCTGGGACGTCCCTACAGCATCAGTGGCCGGGTGGTGCATGGCGACAAGCTGGGTCAGGTGTTCGGCTTTCCCACCGCCAACATCCAGATGAAGCACAACCGCCCGCCGTTGTCCGGCATCTTTGCGGTAGAATTGTGCGGCCTCGAAGGCGCCTGCCTGCCCGGGGTGGCAAGCCTCGGGGTGCGCCCCACGGTGAAGCGGGACGGAGCCCCCACCCTGGAGGTCCACATCTTCGATTTCCACGAACGCATTTACGGCGCCCATGTGCGGGTGAATTTCCTGCACAAGCTGCGCGACGAGGAAAAATACCCCACCGTCGAAGCCCTCATCGCCCAGATCGAACGCGACGTGGCGCAGGCAAAGCTTTTTTTCAAGGCAAGGGCACAAGGCTAG
- the folE2 gene encoding GTP cyclohydrolase FolE2, which yields MNQCEVLPMADVQATADTRQLAIDKVGVKSVRHPIRVADKSAGVQHTVAVFNMYVYLPHHFKGTHMSRFLEILNGYEREISVENFEHMLREMVRRLEAESGYVEMTFPYFVNKTAPVSGVQSLMDYEVTFIGEIDKGQYRQTMKVVVPVTSLCPCSKKISAYGAHNQRSHVTITARCNSFVWIEDLIRVAEEQASCELYGLLKRTDEKYVTERAYDNPKFVEDIVRDVAAVLNRDDRIDAYIVESENFESIHNHSAYALIQRDKTRQSVV from the coding sequence ATGAACCAGTGTGAAGTGCTCCCCATGGCCGACGTGCAGGCCACGGCCGACACCCGACAGCTCGCCATCGACAAGGTGGGCGTCAAGTCCGTCCGTCACCCCATCCGGGTCGCCGACAAGAGCGCCGGTGTGCAGCACACCGTGGCCGTCTTCAACATGTATGTCTATCTGCCCCATCACTTCAAGGGCACCCACATGTCCCGCTTCCTGGAGATTCTCAATGGCTATGAGCGGGAGATCTCCGTCGAGAATTTCGAGCACATGCTGCGGGAGATGGTGCGGCGGCTGGAGGCGGAGTCGGGTTATGTGGAGATGACCTTCCCCTATTTCGTCAACAAGACGGCGCCGGTGTCAGGCGTGCAGAGCCTGATGGACTACGAGGTGACCTTCATCGGCGAAATCGACAAGGGACAATACCGGCAGACCATGAAGGTCGTGGTGCCCGTCACCAGTCTGTGCCCCTGCTCCAAGAAGATTTCCGCCTACGGTGCCCACAACCAGCGCTCCCACGTGACCATCACCGCGCGCTGCAACAGCTTCGTCTGGATCGAGGACTTGATCCGCGTGGCCGAAGAACAGGCCTCCTGTGAGCTTTATGGGCTGCTCAAGCGCACCGACGAGAAATACGTCACCGAGCGCGCCTATGACAATCCCAAGTTCGTGGAGGACATCGTCCGCGACGTGGCCGCCGTGCTCAACCGCGACGACCGCATCGACGCCTACATCGTCGAGTCGGAGAATTTCGAGTCCATTCACAATCACTCGGCTTATGCCCTGATCCAGCGGGACAAGACCAGGCAATCGGTGGTCTGA
- the dxs gene encoding 1-deoxy-D-xylulose-5-phosphate synthase: MSTSWLLETIHDPRDLRRLNRRDLPRLAAELRAFLVESVSRTGGHLASNLGAVELTIALHYVFNTPEDRLVWDVGHQSYVHKILTGRREAMATLRQRGGIAGFPKREESPYDTFGTGHSSTSISAALGMAIAAKRAGLDRRTVAVIGDGALTGGMAFEALNNAGASDANLLVVLNDNEMSISPNVGALTNYLAKLLSGRFYTAVKKTGGQMLEAIPPIRELAKRAEEHFKGMVMPGTLFEEFGFNYVGPIDGHDLDVLIDTLSNLRRLEGPQFLHVVTRKGQGYKLAEEDPCLYHGVARFNPAQGLASRSAPARTYTEVFGEWLCDMAEADSRLIGITPAMREGSGMVAFAERFPDRFFDVGIAEQHALTFAAGLACEGLKPVVAIYSTFLQRGYDQVIHDIALQNLPVMLAIDRAGLVGADGPTHAGAFDLSFLRCIPNLTVFTPADENECRQMLYTAFTLDTPTAVRYPRGVGPGVPVEPTLRALPIGKGEIRRRGRQVALLAFGSMLAPALAAGEELDATVANMRFVKPLDDALVKLLAESHGLLVTLEENAIAGGAGSAVLESLQKQGLVVPVLQLGLPDRFIEHGDPAELLAECGLNVAGVVASVRRHTRVLYSSIELAYTGAK, from the coding sequence ATGTCCACGTCTTGGCTGCTCGAGACCATCCACGACCCCCGTGACCTGCGGCGGCTTAACCGGCGCGACCTGCCGCGTCTGGCTGCCGAGCTGCGGGCCTTTCTCGTGGAAAGTGTTTCGCGCACCGGTGGTCATCTCGCCTCCAATCTGGGCGCGGTGGAGCTCACCATCGCCCTCCATTACGTCTTCAACACGCCGGAGGACCGGCTGGTGTGGGACGTGGGCCACCAAAGTTACGTGCACAAGATTCTCACCGGCCGCCGCGAAGCCATGGCCACCCTGCGCCAGCGGGGTGGGATTGCCGGGTTCCCGAAGCGGGAGGAAAGCCCCTACGACACCTTCGGCACGGGGCATTCCAGCACGTCCATTTCCGCGGCGCTGGGCATGGCCATCGCCGCCAAACGGGCCGGCCTCGACCGGCGCACGGTGGCGGTCATCGGCGATGGGGCGCTCACCGGCGGTATGGCGTTCGAGGCCCTCAACAACGCCGGGGCAAGCGATGCCAACCTGCTCGTGGTGCTCAACGACAACGAGATGTCCATCTCCCCCAACGTGGGGGCGCTGACCAACTACCTGGCCAAGCTTTTGTCCGGCCGCTTCTACACCGCCGTGAAAAAGACCGGCGGCCAGATGCTGGAGGCCATCCCCCCCATCCGCGAGCTCGCCAAACGGGCGGAGGAACATTTCAAGGGCATGGTCATGCCCGGCACCCTGTTCGAGGAATTCGGTTTCAACTACGTGGGCCCCATCGACGGCCACGACCTCGACGTGCTAATCGATACCTTGAGCAACCTGCGCCGCCTGGAGGGGCCGCAGTTTCTCCACGTGGTCACCCGCAAGGGGCAGGGTTACAAGCTCGCCGAGGAGGACCCCTGTCTCTACCACGGGGTGGCGCGCTTCAACCCGGCGCAGGGGCTCGCCAGCCGGTCCGCCCCGGCGAGGACCTATACCGAGGTCTTCGGCGAGTGGCTGTGCGACATGGCCGAGGCCGATTCCCGCCTCATCGGCATCACGCCCGCCATGCGCGAGGGGTCGGGCATGGTGGCCTTTGCCGAACGCTTCCCGGATCGCTTCTTCGACGTGGGGATTGCCGAGCAACACGCCCTCACCTTTGCCGCGGGGCTCGCCTGCGAGGGCCTGAAGCCGGTGGTGGCGATCTACTCCACCTTCCTGCAGCGGGGCTATGACCAGGTCATCCATGACATCGCGCTGCAGAACCTGCCGGTGATGCTGGCCATCGACCGCGCCGGCTTGGTGGGGGCGGACGGGCCCACCCACGCCGGCGCCTTCGATCTGTCCTTTCTGCGCTGCATTCCCAATCTCACCGTCTTCACCCCGGCCGATGAGAACGAATGCCGGCAGATGCTCTACACCGCCTTCACCCTGGATACCCCCACCGCGGTGCGTTATCCCCGGGGGGTGGGCCCCGGGGTGCCGGTGGAGCCCACCCTGCGCGCCCTGCCTATTGGCAAAGGGGAGATCCGCCGCCGGGGCAGACAGGTCGCGCTGCTTGCCTTCGGCAGCATGCTGGCGCCCGCCCTGGCCGCCGGGGAGGAGTTGGACGCCACGGTGGCCAACATGCGTTTCGTCAAACCCCTGGACGATGCGCTGGTGAAGCTGCTCGCGGAAAGCCATGGGCTGCTGGTCACCCTGGAGGAAAACGCGATTGCCGGCGGGGCGGGCAGCGCGGTACTCGAATCCCTGCAAAAACAAGGGCTTGTCGTGCCGGTCCTGCAGCTTGGGCTGCCCGATCGCTTCATCGAGCATGGGGACCCCGCCGAGCTTCTGGCCGAGTGCGGCCTCAATGTGGCGGGCGTGGTGGCCAGTGTCCGTCGCCATACCCGAGTACTTTACTCAAGTATTGAGCTGGCTTATACTGGGGCCAAGTGA